The window tttttaggATTCAACTtttatttcataaattttaactattgaaattcaaatttcaactaaatatcaaatagtcaaaagaaaatatatatatatatatatatatatattaaacacaacattttaaacatttaattgaaaataaattattatcgatttatttataaatatgatttatgttataattattatttgtaatGTTGTATATTAACGTCATGTCACTTACCGCCTAGTTGATTTCACTTTGACTATAATAATGAATTGAGttgataatataatatttatgaatttttttatccTTATTCAATATAATCtataattcaaaattcaaaatttgaatatAACAAAAACGAACATGAATTAGCTCCGAcagaaaacaaaaattcaaaacataaaacaaaaaaaaaaatgttttaagaACTTACATTATTTGATCATTTAATTCAAAAGCATTTGGAAACAAAATCTGAATTTAGTgaatataaaaacataaaacaaaaatttcaattctCTACCAAATaaccaaggaaaagaataaaactaGGAAACACACACATTTACGTCTAAAACTACAAAAATGGTGGAAAATCACCTCCGACAGAAAATGTAGGAGGTCACTCATTTGAAACCTTTTTATCTCACACCTTCACCCCACTCGCACTCTAGCAAAAAGGAAATACATTGAATTAGCTCATCCAAAAAAGTATTCTATCTAAATAAGTTGGGATCTCACaactttttaaaacttttcCGTTATGGAACAAATACTCTTCAAGTATTTTGCCAAAACCCAACTGAATATGGTTGTTTTGTTTATGTATAATGAATACAGGTTAAAGGGGTTCCAAAAGAAGAGCTGGAGGTCAGAGATGATCTTGTTCTTGCACTTGAAGAGAAGATTAAAGCCATACCAGATGGGAAAACCTCAGGAGCCAAACATTCTGGAGGATGGGGCTCCTCCTCCTCATTTAACAATATCAAGTTTGATTCATCATCAGGTTTTCacattttctattttctttttaaattagtaaaaaaCGAGAAGCGTGTTTGTTGTTTGGATTTGATTGTTTACGACTCGAGTTTAGATGGAAACTTCGAGAGCGAGTATTTCCAGCAAAGTGAAGAATCAAGTCAATTTCGAAATGAGTATGAAATGCGGAAGATGAAACAGGCATGTGAGTTTCTTTACCGCTTTTGTTAGAAGAATTAGTTCCAAACCTCATTTTAAATTGCAACAGACTCAACTCATAAACTATCAAACATGAATAGAAGAGTTAAACTTAGAGCAAATCTAATCTTTTTAATGTACTAATCCAGTGATTTATCGGTTTGGTAATGATTTCTGTAGGACCAAGGTCTCGATGTCATATCCGAAGGTTTGGACATGCTGAAAAATCTGGCTCATGATATGAATGAGGTAAACATCTTTATAACCCAATAGCTTAAAATTTTGAGTTGATTGAGGATTAAACTTGCTAGAAAAGATATACAAATTGAGTGGTTAATTACTTTGTGTTGGGAGTCACCGTCTAGCTAATTGATTTTATACTTGACCAGGAATTGGACAGACAAGTTCCATTAATCGAGGAGATTGACTCAAAGGTATAGTTTTAGATTATTTGTTTGGTGAAGATTAGAGTCTCTTAATCTTAACTGGTTGTGTTTTTAACTACAAATACAGGTGGACAAGGTGACTGATGAGATTAAAAATACCAATGTTAGGCTCAAGGAAACACTTTATGAGGTAAAACTGATATTGTCATGCAAACGAGTTGTAATTTTACTACATCAAATTGTTTATAaagaattgcaaatataacaaaagtcTATCATTGAAGATAGATTTCTACTAGTGATAAACTTTGAGAACTAAACctaaactttgttatatttacaaattatttTACACCGTACTATATTTGCAAATACTTTGAacttaattgttatatttggttTTGAATTTAAAGGTGAGAACTAGTCAAAACTTCTGCATTGATATCATTCTTCTCTGTGTAATTCTTGGAATTGCTTCTTACTTGTACAAGTGAGTTCTCTTTTAATGTCCCTCTAAATAATGTAGAGAAATTAACAAATGtgatgagaaaaaaaattgtgattCTTTGCTAAAACTTGGCATGTTTGTGCAGCATATTGAGTTGAGTTGGTTTAAGAGGTTATTTTTTCATTGGTTGAAATATGGGATGATAGTAAATATGGAGAAGGAGCTATCAACTTCAATACTCTGGACTTTGATGATCTTTTCAGCTTTGTGTATAATTTCATTTCATGGGTTTATTGTAAAATTTATATCCCCTTTTTTCATTTTGCTTTATTGAGGTTTGTAAATTTGTTGTTGGGGGAAgtcaaatatatacatatatatataatggttCTTTTGGAGTAAATAGATTTGGAACAACAATGATTACATGAAAGGAAATTGAACTTATAAAACTTTCAATTTCATTGAACTTTTAACTTGTTTTTTAAACACTTGCTGCTACATGTTCAATTTTCACTAAAATTCATCTAATTTAacataaaagtaataaaatcaAGGTTGGCATGAAGTTTATCCTCACCGGAGAATAAAATTGGTAGTCGCAtgatataattttgaaaaaccaTTTTTAGTTCCTAGTTTTGCTTTGCTCCATGAATTTCTATTCAAAACGTAGGCTTAAAATCCATTCCTAAACATTCAAAATGCAACTTTTTAATCGAATGAGtctaaaaattgctatttaaaattacattttgaaaatttatggaCCTAATGCACCTATTTCTGAAAACTCAGAAATTAAAAAGttagttttcaaaaacaaatTATGCAAACACACTTAACCTTAAAAATGAAGGATAAAAAAGgtactttttttaaataattatggcacatttttttccctttaaagAACACAAGAAATtggaacatgaatgaactttcaaCTCAACATCAATAAGAAAAGGCAGGATGCGTAACCAAACACAAATAGTGTTTAAAATGGCAAATGTTTTCGTAGAATAACAGAATTAATAGTCAAAATATGGCAGACTTGCCTGATTACTTTTTTGGCATAAATCAtgtatagagagagagagagagagtactTTTAGTTCAATAAATGCATAGAAGAATAATCGTGTTAGAATGAATGTTAGATTAGATTTAAGATGTCAATAAACATGTTACAGGTACgtagtttaaaaaaaatgtatgttgTATGTTGTATCTAACTTCCTAGGATTCAATACATGACAAGAACGATACCTAAATATATAACACATCCATAGAACAAGATGAAGtgttcaaaataaaatatcgaGAAGCTTAGTCCTTTCCTGATTCTGCCATGCTTCTTTCCTTTAAGGCGTCTTCGAATTTTAACTTCTCTGGAACAAAATCTGGAGATGGAAAAGAACATTTGTGACGTTTTATAAGGCTGTCTTTCGGTTTAGAGATGAAGCGTCATTCTAATAATAGCAGTATTTAAGCATTATGTAATAGGCACGTGTATATACCTGAAAGAAAGTCGTATCTCTTCCTTTTGGAAACTACTGATGCTGCAACAACAAAGGAGAATCTTACTATTACTTCCAAGAAAATAAATCTAAAGTAATGGTTTGGTAATTGCAAGGAAGCAAATTGTATAGTTTTGATTTCAAGCAGGATAAACATTGATCTATGGGAGGAAGTATTATGGTATATTCATTTGTTAAGTACAATAATTGTAGGGGATGGAAGATTAAACCTCCAATCTCAAAGGGAGGAATTATATGCCAATTACCATTGGTCTAACCTCAGTACGACAGTTTTGTTGGATACACTTGATTTGACATTTTGAAAACTGTACATGCCTCGAAACTCAATGATGCTCaaaaaagaaacacaaaaaaTGGAGATTCATAATGAATATTTCATTTTCAATGCATACATGTTTTGATTCCGAGTTATTTTGGACTTGAAGAACCAGGGTTTACTTTTTCCTCTCCCAATTTTAATAGAAGAGAGCTCTATGGTTCCAGAGCTATCAGATCCGACATTCATATTTTCATAACTAGATAGGTTACTCTGGTCGGGGTAGAAGAAAAGAcctctttttttcctttccaacCTCCCACATTCCCCACCATCAAAATGTGGTCaatcaacaaaaaaaagaagtatCCTTTGAATTCTCACATTTGAAACTAACAGTAATAGCAGATACAATGAAACAATAAGTAAAACGGAAGACTTATCAAAATTTCAGCATCGTCTGGTTAAAATTGTCTAGCCAGATGAGAGAGATTTGAATTTGCCATCTATTAGTGGTTAACAGAAGAAAACAAAGGAATAGATGCACAAGTTTTCCTTCTCTCTAGTAATCCAAATAGAACGATAAGCAAAGATAGCCAAACAACgtaaatgaatcaagaaaactCAGGGCCTCCAGGAGTGAGCTGTTTCTCCTCCACGCTAGTGAATAAACGCCATCAAAATATCAGCTGCCCTTTTCACAAATGCCTTATTCCCCTCTGCACCAGCCTTTTGACATCAGTACATGCAGGATCCCACCTCCCCTCATTAATGTAACTGTTTTTCCTTCCTTTCCCAATATGCCCTTCCTCAGGTTTCTTCAATACTCGAGGCCTAACAGAGATCAATAAGTTTTTCTTTCTCTCCTGATCCAAATTGAAATTTCACAATAGATTCACACTGCCTTCCCCTTTTTCGACTCCCAAATAAGTACTTCTCCAATCCTCTATCTTCCTATCCCTTGCCACCTAACATGAAGTTGTCCAAAAGAAAGACTCCTGATAACAGTTACAGTGCCCCTTCCCAACCAACTTACACCCATCTCAAGTATCAAATTTATCAACTTTGCTACCACTGCTTATTTATTATTCCTCCTCATACATGTGAATTTATTGGAAACCTATCGCTAGACATAGTTAGGGTGAGTAAATCATCCAGCTAGACATAATGTAGCTTAACGATATGATTTATCGAAAGGCTGGATTCAGCTGCTGTAGAATTTTGCAATGATAATATAAGTCGGCAATCCTCTACAACACTGTAGTATGATAGATTACTGCTCACATAATTCAAGTCCCTTGACCAAGTAATTGGAGTAACCTAATTCTAAGGTCACAATCCGTGTTAAACTACTACGACCATCATGCTAAAAGCTCAGATTATAAAAAGGTAAAGCCCCGTCATGATGACCATGAAAGATAGTGAAGCTGGAATCCAATCAACTGTTTTCAGATCCAAGTTTTAacctttttaaaatatgttCACAGGTCTAACTTTCATTATAGAAAACTGACAAGAAGAGCAAAGGCAAAACCGTATGAGTCCATGCAAGATATGCAAATGAACATGGAGCATATAACAACAAAGGAAAATAGACAGGAGCATCAAAATAGAGAACAGAAACATTACATAGATGCTTGTAAGCAAGAGACTTTTTGCGATCCTGAGCACAGCATGCATATGCATCTTTGCAAAATTGTACAAGAAACATCTCCTGCAACAATTAAGAAGTTAACGGACACAGAAAACCCaatttcataagaaaaatacCTAATTCTTCAATAGAGCTGAAATTGAGCAATTTTgggtgcgtgcgtgcgtgcgttaGTGATGGTGTTTAAAGGCTTACCGAAGCTTTGTTGACGAGAAACAAAGCTTCCTGATTAATACGCAAATCAGAATTTTCATCCCTCATGATTTTCTTGATCCGATGCATAGGGAATTTATAAATCTTCTCctcggcttcttcttcttcttcttcggcATAACCATTATCTTCTTCCTTGGCATGGTTCCGTTTAACTTTCTTCGATTTGGAGGTCTTATGTTTTCTACTTGTGGTTTCGGCTTTGTCTTCATCGGCGGCATCGTCGTCCTCAGAGGCTGAGCCGCCTGGAGGAGAAACAGCTAAGGCCTCGTTGTCCTTGACGGAGCCATTGTTGGTGCTAATgctaatcttcttcttcttcttcttcttctttgagatTTCCTTGTCGGAATTTCTGGCATTGTTGTGGGTCTTGGCTTTGGGGGCTGGCTTTGAGGTTCCCGCTTCTTTGCCCTTCGCTTCGGTACTTGATTTTTTGGATGATGCCATTGTTAATGTTTGGTTGTTTGTGAAAATTAGGGAACTTTGGGTCCTTTTTCTCCCTGGATTTTACTTCAGCTTTTCACATTTTGGGCCTATCCGGATGGCCCATACACTTACCCACAATAATAATGACGGTGACTGCCAGGGATTTAACAGGAATTACCGAGTAATAAATGTGAgtgttttttataaaaaatgtgAATCAATGCAAATGCAAATAAGGTAGTAAACCTTATTAATTATTGATGAATTAAACCGTAAATTTGTTTTCTTTACCTGTTCAATTCCGACTCTTTTAAATTAACAAAGTTTTTATCACTGTGATAGAATCAAATAGATATACATTTAAGTTTATTGTTGTATATCACATATAGAAAGtattgatttattattattattattattatttttagttttatcttaCCCCTTTTATTATGAAATGGAGCTAGGTATATACCATTCTTGAATTTAATAccataaaaaaacaaaaaaaaagatgcataataatatatattgtttattaaaatagaaaacaagATAAGTGTTACATATCACAAATATAGTAAGACTAAAGAGATCGACGAAAAAGGTAGGAGGAAGGTAGGGTTAGGATCAATTCAATTGCAATACTTGAAATTACACCTTGAAGCAAGTCATTCTCCCTTTTTTCCCCAAAATACTTGAAAAGCAGTCTGATAATTCAAAGGAAGGTTGAGGATACACTAATACAGAGTGGTTGATATCAAATTTTCCTTGAATTCCCATTCAAAACTTTGCGTAACATTGAGATTGTATTCACACAAATCATCTTCTTTTATTTGCAATGAATTGTTAGTGTTTGGTTTGGACCTACCATTTCATTTGAAATTCCAACTTTCCATTTACTTAATGGATGCTCGTATTTTGAACCTAATTCGTCTATTGATAAAGAAGCTGATGAACATGGCGTGGTTCTGCCCATTTCTAACATTATCAATACAATGCTATATATCATCGTAAAGCAATTATTTACCAGCCCACaacaacccttttttttttattcttctttctttttagtGTCTTGTATTGTATGATATATTTTGAGATTCACGTCTGAATATATAatctaattcttgttcttgtttatgtcaatttcaattgtaatctttttctttaaaaataatcATATGCTTTCTACGGTTGTAATGCATTGAACAATTTTCAATGATATTACATtcctcaattaattaaatataaatttaaaatatataacgTACATTCAAATATATAGTTACCAAATAAAAACTTAGAAATCGATTAACATCAAAGTGTATACACTGTTTAAGGgttggttttttattttatttatttattttacaattaCCAAAATGATTGAACTAACTTATTCGTAATTTGACTACTTTTACGTAACAACCCACTAAACTATATAACATTTTGGTGTTAAAGTTAAAaggtttaataaaaaaaatcaattcttctgttttttttttttttttttctctttgaaaGTCTGAACTAAAAGATATAATTTTACGAAAATATGAGAACGGTTAATAGTAACGAAAAACATATGACAataataaattgattttttaaatttaaagctTTTTGTTCGAGATGTACaagaatttgaatttttggtaCAATTAACagttttattaaactaaaaacGAGTTTCAATTAATTGCCCGGTTTGTAATTAATTGAAGGTGGGAGATAAAATGGAGTTTAGTTAACAATTCAATTTTTCccaaatttaaaacataaatacACTTAAAACATTTTTTCACGAGTTCATTTACGATTCAAGTTATATTAGTCTGTTTTGATAACATAAAGAAGAAAACCACTAAATAGGAGGGATTATCGATTGATtggattcattttttttttaaaacaaaaatcgaTCCAGAACCGACCATATTCAGTTTAGTAAAGTGTCAACCGACTTCAACATCGATGATTAAGGATCGATCGGTTGGTTTTAACACTTAAAAtcttttttgaaaattcttAGTTTAATCAGGCAGCTTGATTTTTTTGGTCTATAATACTATCCCAAACTAAATGTACAGGtaatagagaaaagaaaagacaaacaTCCGTCCAGTGTAGTGTCTTTTTCACAAgagaatgtacaaaaagaaaaggaaaaggttGCGACTCCCGAAAGGTGTGAGTGAATGAAACTTCTCCAAAATTACAAGCTCTAAACTCAGTGTCCTTATTCAGTAGATTAATCACCTCCATGCATTCATTCATATTCCATAACGACTCAGGCATGctctcatttttttcttttcaaaaggTTTCTGTAGGATAAGTTTTATTTTGTCTAACTATTTAGATTATTCAGAGTTTTACCGTGTTTAAGACTAATGATCTTTTGGTGATAATataaaaacatttaaacataGTTCAATCAATCCTTTAACTCCAGGTAATAGGAAATATTATAATATTCATAAAAGTATTCAAAAAAATTGGAAATATTAAATTCTTTGTAGCCTAACAACTTTGCTTTATTTACACTGCAGTTTGTTTTTTTCAACAATGATTAACCCAGTGCAAAAGGAGATGAATCTTTTCAAATTAAGACTCCATGTACAGCATCTCCTACACAAAGTTCTAGTAAAATCAACTTAATGCAGTAGAAGAATATTGTAACTTAACATAAGGAAGATAAAACATGGTGCAAACTACAGAATAGATGGATTAAACCTCCAATGAAACTTGAAACTGTAAATTTAGGTTGTGGAGGAGTTCAATTGgtttaaactaaataaaaattgGAAGGTCGCTCTTCGATCTTTCGAATCTTGAATTGTTAACTCCTATGCTTTCTAAGCTACTTGAGGATTCTTCGACATCACCAGCCATCTTCAGGAAGTAACTGTGCCTGCATAACCCATCGTTGAAATTCACTTGAGATTAATCATCACAATATGATGAGTAGAATTTCAAGTTAAAACTACATTATACCATCTATTATCTGATGTTAATTCAGGATGGAAGGCAGTTGCGAGCAAGTTCCCTTGCCTCACTGCTACGATCACTTTACTTTCTGCATCTTTTTCCTGAGATATTCAAACCACAATGTGAAGGGGTGGGAGGAAAACAAACGCAAGACGAGCAAACTCCTGTATGCCAGTGAAACTATAGTTCTACTGAACCGTCTCACAACCGACATACACAGAGTTTGAAATTTCCGGCTCATACAGacagattataataatttaggcaTTCAAAATAGAGGCACTATCAGTGTAGAGATGATATGAGATCTGTGAGAGCAGCAGAAAATACCAACAAACCTTTTTGCCTTCACCAGAGGAACTTGAGTGCAAGTTGGAGTTTGAAGAGACAGGGCAGTGAGCCAGCACTTGGACTTCGGGTCCCACATCAAGAATTGCAGGAGCTCGGATGAAGACTCCACGAAATGTTTCTGGACCACCTTCGGAAGACACTAGCTCTGGTATCGAGAGCTCTGACTCAAAGCTTTGAAGCTATATAATCATGATCTTCTTATATTAGGAAAATTTGAACTCTAGAAACGGAAAGTGAATATAAAGCGGACTTCAACGTTGAGTTAAATGGGCTTGCTATACTTATCAGTAACACTGGGAAATATGTAATTCAGGGAAAAACAGAACATCCGGAATCAACATCAAAGCAGAAATTCTTAGAATAATTGTGTTTGGATCAGCttgtgcaaaaaaaaaaaccgtcGAGGAATCTGCATTCAAAACTCCAAGCAGATCTCACAAATCTTGTTATACGGAGGATTTTAAATGAAGTATGAAAATTTTCATTGGGGAAGTCATTAGATGAGCCAATAGACAGATGGATTTCAAAATAACGTAGTTCAAATTTTCCAAAGGACCGTAATGACCATTAGCAAGGATCTTAGCTCCCCATATTCTAGAGGGCTATATATTTCCAACATGCAATGGTTCAAAAAAACTTTAGAAGCTTATTCAATTCGTAGAAGGACAGCACGTCTGCTACAATGTCACACGAGCAGAGGTAGCTTTATGCAAATTTGAGCCCTAAACAAGTTTCTTCTCCAGT is drawn from Cucumis melo cultivar AY chromosome 11, USDA_Cmelo_AY_1.0, whole genome shotgun sequence and contains these coding sequences:
- the LOC103501939 gene encoding syntaxin-71 isoform X1 — translated: MTVIDIIFRVDSICKKYEKYDVVKQRELNAYGDDAFARLFAAVEHEIHAALQKSEAASTETNRAAAVAMNAEVRRKKARLMDEVPKLRKLAHKKVKGVPKEELEVRDDLVLALEEKIKAIPDGKTSGAKHSGGWGSSSSFNNIKFDSSSDGNFESEYFQQSEESSQFRNEYEMRKMKQDQGLDVISEGLDMLKNLAHDMNEELDRQVPLIEEIDSKVDKVTDEIKNTNVRLKETLYEHIELSWFKRLFFHWLKYGMIVNMEKELSTSILWTLMIFSALCIISFHGFIVKFISPFFILLY
- the LOC103501939 gene encoding syntaxin-71 isoform X2, translating into MTVIDIIFRVDSICKKYEKYDVVKQRELNAYGDDAFARLFAAVEHEIHAALQKSEAASTETNRAAAVAMNAEVRRKKARLMDEVPKLRKLAHKKVKGVPKEELEVRDDLVLALEEKIKAIPDGKTSGAKHSGGWGSSSSFNNIKFDSSSDGNFESEYFQQSEESSQFRNEYEMRKMKQDQGLDVISEGLDMLKNLAHDMNEELDRQVPLIEEIDSKVDKVTDEIKNTNVRLKETLYEVRTSQNFCIDIILLCVILGIASYLYNILS
- the LOC103501940 gene encoding DNA polymerase II subunit B3-1, whose protein sequence is MASSKKSSTEAKGKEAGTSKPAPKAKTHNNARNSDKEISKKKKKKKKISISTNNGSVKDNEALAVSPPGGSASEDDDAADEDKAETTSRKHKTSKSKKVKRNHAKEEDNGYAEEEEEEAEEKIYKFPMHRIKKIMRDENSDLRINQEALFLVNKASEMFLVQFCKDAYACCAQDRKKSLAYKHLSSVVSKRKRYDFLSDFVPEKLKFEDALKERSMAESGKD
- the LOC103501941 gene encoding probable pyridoxal 5'-phosphate synthase subunit PDX2; amino-acid sequence: MTIVGVLALQGSFNEHIAALRRLGVKGVEIRKPEQLLNVASLIIPGGESTTMAKLAELHNLFPALREFVKMGKPVWGTCAGLIFLANKATGQKTGGQGLVGGLDCTVHRNFFGSQLQSFESELSIPELVSSEGGPETFRGVFIRAPAILDVGPEVQVLAHCPVSSNSNLHSSSSGEGKKEKDAESKVIVAVRQGNLLATAFHPELTSDNRWHSYFLKMAGDVEESSSSLESIGVNNSRFERSKSDLPIFI